One genomic segment of Syntrophorhabdales bacterium includes these proteins:
- the dtd gene encoding D-aminoacyl-tRNA deacylase, giving the protein MRAVVQRVSEADVRIQDESVGSIGPGLLVFVGIGKHDTTRDIDWMVEKIVNLRIFETQEGKMDESLLDTGGALLLVSQFTLYGDCRKGRRPSFSDAMDANGAKSFFELFVEKAKEKVANVQTGVFQAMMQIKLTNEGPVTILLDSSSNLPRLHVNSSADNAL; this is encoded by the coding sequence GTGCGTGCTGTCGTCCAGAGAGTGAGTGAGGCCGATGTCCGGATTCAGGATGAAAGCGTGGGCAGCATCGGCCCCGGTCTCCTCGTCTTTGTCGGTATCGGAAAGCATGACACCACCCGCGATATCGACTGGATGGTGGAGAAGATCGTAAACCTCCGTATTTTTGAGACTCAGGAAGGCAAAATGGATGAGTCGCTTCTCGACACCGGAGGAGCCCTTCTCCTCGTTTCGCAGTTCACCTTGTACGGGGACTGCCGCAAAGGAAGACGCCCGTCCTTTTCAGACGCCATGGATGCCAATGGCGCAAAGTCCTTCTTCGAGCTTTTTGTAGAGAAAGCCAAAGAAAAAGTGGCCAACGTGCAGACAGGGGTATTTCAAGCCATGATGCAAATCAAGCTCACAAACGAAGGCCCTGTCACCATTCTCCTCGATTCGAGTTCCAACCTACCTCGTCTCCACGTGAACAGTTCTGCTGACAACGCGCTGTGA
- a CDS encoding 4Fe-4S dicluster domain-containing protein has protein sequence MSQPEKQSKEKKPPNIDIYKSWCKSCGICVAFCPTGTLAKDETGAPYVKEPEKCAKCGLCELRCPDFAITVHEKKERQTKGQ, from the coding sequence ATGAGCCAGCCCGAGAAGCAATCCAAAGAGAAGAAACCGCCGAATATAGACATCTACAAATCATGGTGCAAGTCGTGCGGCATCTGTGTCGCTTTTTGCCCGACAGGGACGCTCGCAAAAGACGAAACGGGCGCGCCTTACGTGAAAGAACCGGAAAAGTGCGCCAAGTGCGGTCTCTGTGAATTGCGCTGCCCTGATTTTGCAATTACAGTCCACGAGAAAAAAGAAAGGCAGACAAAAGGACAGTGA
- a CDS encoding 2-oxoacid:acceptor oxidoreductase subunit alpha: MKKRSLNEVLLQGNEAVVEGALRAGCRFFAGYPITPATEIAEVMSVRLPQLDGTFIQMEDEIASLGAVIGASLAGTKSMTATSGPGFSLMQENLGFACIAEVPCVLVNVMRGGPSTGLPTFPAQGDVMQARWGTHGDHPMIVLSASTVKECFDLTIRAFNLSEKFRNPVVLLLDEVVAHMREKVVLPDEGQVEIFNRVKPKVPPEWYIPYEDTAGGVPAMANFGEGYRYHVTGLTHDVRGFPTSRPDEIGLFNARLFRKISQRFSEIQMGEVDQVEDSDITVIAYGCVARSAKRAVREARERGIKAGFVKLITIWPFTRSLVEPVLKTSKNVLVPEMNMGQISREVKRVNQGYTRVLTLNKIDGTIITPEEILARIMEVA; this comes from the coding sequence GTGAAGAAGCGAAGTCTGAACGAGGTGCTGCTACAGGGCAATGAAGCTGTGGTCGAAGGCGCGTTGCGGGCAGGATGCCGGTTCTTTGCAGGCTACCCTATAACGCCTGCGACAGAGATCGCCGAGGTTATGTCAGTGCGGCTGCCCCAGTTGGACGGAACCTTCATCCAGATGGAAGATGAGATAGCAAGTCTCGGTGCAGTTATAGGCGCGTCGCTCGCAGGCACGAAATCAATGACGGCTACGTCAGGGCCGGGATTTTCGCTTATGCAGGAGAATCTCGGTTTTGCCTGCATCGCCGAGGTGCCGTGTGTTCTTGTTAATGTGATGCGGGGAGGTCCCAGCACCGGGCTTCCTACGTTTCCGGCTCAGGGAGACGTGATGCAGGCGCGTTGGGGCACGCATGGTGATCACCCCATGATCGTTCTTTCTGCTTCGACGGTCAAGGAATGTTTTGACCTCACGATAAGGGCGTTCAACCTGTCTGAGAAATTCCGCAATCCCGTGGTGCTTCTGCTTGATGAGGTGGTGGCCCACATGCGCGAAAAAGTAGTGCTGCCGGATGAAGGACAGGTGGAGATATTCAACCGTGTAAAACCAAAGGTGCCTCCTGAATGGTATATTCCGTATGAGGACACCGCAGGCGGCGTGCCGGCCATGGCAAACTTCGGCGAGGGATACAGGTATCACGTGACAGGTCTGACACACGATGTCCGTGGCTTTCCCACGAGCAGACCGGACGAGATAGGCCTGTTCAACGCGCGTCTTTTCCGTAAAATCAGCCAGCGTTTTTCCGAAATTCAGATGGGTGAAGTGGATCAGGTTGAGGATTCGGATATTACCGTCATCGCGTACGGCTGTGTCGCACGTTCTGCGAAGAGGGCTGTGCGGGAAGCGCGGGAGCGGGGAATCAAGGCGGGTTTTGTCAAGCTGATCACCATATGGCCCTTCACGAGGAGCCTCGTGGAACCTGTCCTCAAGACGTCTAAGAACGTGCTGGTGCCTGAGATGAACATGGGCCAGATCTCCCGTGAAGTGAAACGGGTCAATCAGGGCTATACGCGGGTTCTGACGCTCAACAAGATAGACGGCACAATCATCACGCCCGAAGAGATACTCGCCCGCATAATGGAGGTGGCGTGA
- a CDS encoding 2-oxoacid:ferredoxin oxidoreductase subunit beta — protein MVEVTKLIHKYLRHDKKFPHVWCPGCGIGIMLGALIRAIDRIGYEKDEVVLVSGIGCSGRLPVYVDFNTLHTTHGRALTFATGVKLAKPALKVIVVMGDGDAVAIGGNHFIHAARRNIDLTAIILNNSVYGMTGGQYSPTTPHGMRSTTTVYTNIEHAFKISELAVTAGAAFVGRGTVYHARLLDGLMETAFLKQGFSVVEVIAHCNTQYGKLNRLGGPVEMLQWQRDHAVTVEVASKLSREEMEEKFLIGVLADRDLPIYTEEYERIRERAKLGLGKGT, from the coding sequence ATGGTGGAGGTCACGAAGCTTATCCACAAATACCTGCGCCATGACAAAAAGTTTCCCCACGTGTGGTGCCCGGGCTGCGGCATAGGGATCATGCTGGGCGCCCTGATCCGCGCAATAGATCGGATCGGCTATGAAAAGGACGAGGTAGTGCTTGTCTCAGGCATCGGTTGCTCCGGGAGATTACCCGTGTACGTCGATTTCAATACGCTGCACACGACCCATGGGCGGGCGTTGACTTTTGCCACAGGTGTTAAACTCGCCAAGCCTGCCCTGAAAGTAATCGTGGTCATGGGCGATGGCGATGCAGTGGCTATCGGAGGGAATCATTTCATTCATGCGGCGCGGAGAAACATCGATCTCACCGCAATCATCCTGAACAACAGCGTGTACGGCATGACAGGCGGACAGTATTCGCCCACCACGCCGCATGGGATGAGGTCGACGACGACCGTGTACACCAACATTGAACACGCGTTCAAGATATCTGAACTCGCCGTGACAGCGGGCGCTGCTTTTGTGGGAAGAGGCACGGTTTACCACGCCAGACTGCTTGACGGTCTTATGGAGACAGCATTCCTGAAGCAGGGTTTCTCGGTTGTCGAAGTGATTGCCCACTGTAACACGCAGTATGGAAAACTGAATCGGCTCGGGGGACCTGTCGAAATGTTGCAGTGGCAGCGGGATCATGCAGTCACGGTGGAGGTAGCCTCAAAGCTCAGCCGCGAGGAAATGGAAGAGAAGTTTCTTATAGGCGTGCTTGCCGACAGGGATCTACCGATATACACGGAGGAATACGAACGCATCAGGGAGCGGGCAAAACTGGGACTAGGTAAGGGAACATGA
- a CDS encoding 2-oxoacid:acceptor oxidoreductase family protein has translation MSFRYDIRLSGSGGQGLIMMGIILAEAIGVYDGKEVAQTQSYGPEARGGSSKSEVIVSDEEIDYPKAMKLDLLVAMNQRALDDYYIDLKADGTLIVDSTLVKTIHVADAIQIPFTRIARDRFKKEMVANIIALGAISELTSVVSKRAIEAAVLTRVPKGTEKLNKDALRAGMAAARRVKKASMTANARAWENEDL, from the coding sequence ATGAGTTTTCGCTATGACATCCGGTTGAGCGGCTCCGGCGGACAAGGCCTGATCATGATGGGTATTATCCTCGCTGAGGCTATCGGTGTCTACGATGGCAAGGAAGTGGCCCAGACGCAGAGTTACGGGCCGGAAGCGCGGGGGGGCTCGAGTAAATCTGAGGTGATCGTGAGCGACGAAGAGATTGATTACCCCAAGGCGATGAAGTTGGACCTGCTCGTGGCCATGAATCAGAGAGCGCTGGATGATTACTATATCGATTTGAAAGCCGACGGTACACTCATTGTTGATTCTACGCTGGTCAAAACGATCCATGTAGCGGACGCTATCCAGATACCTTTTACGCGTATAGCGCGCGATCGCTTCAAGAAGGAAATGGTGGCAAATATAATTGCGCTTGGAGCTATCAGCGAACTGACCTCTGTCGTCTCGAAAAGGGCGATTGAGGCGGCTGTGCTGACACGTGTACCAAAAGGGACTGAGAAACTCAATAAGGACGCTCTCCGAGCCGGCATGGCTGCGGCGAGGCGAGTGAAAAAAGCCAGCATGACCGCGAACGCTCGTGCGTGGGAAAATGAAGATCTATGA
- the sucC gene encoding ADP-forming succinate--CoA ligase subunit beta, which translates to MKIYEYQAKQLFQAYGITVPKGVLANSPQGAVEAARTIGTTPLVIKAQLHAGGRGKAGGIRVVDRPEDVQNIASLLLSKKLVTSQTGPEGKMVNALLVEETVKGDRELYIGLTIDRDRACIAILASAEGGVDIEQMAQETPEKLLRDWVDPGVGLCPFQVSRLSYALGLNKDGVKQLSPIITGVYRLLIEKDCSHVEINPLLLTAEGKLVALDAKINFDDNALYRHPDVSSLRDSSQEEPLEVEASRYKLNYIKLNGNVGCMVNGAGLAMATMDLIKLIGAAPANFLDVGGGASAEMVREALRILISDHDVKVVFINIFGGILRCDTLAKGVTEAAREFDIKTPVVVRLEGTNVEMGRTILAASGLHFRSAGSMKEAAEMLSTLLEGRG; encoded by the coding sequence ATGAAGATCTATGAGTACCAGGCCAAACAGCTCTTCCAGGCATACGGTATAACTGTCCCGAAGGGCGTATTAGCGAATTCGCCCCAGGGCGCAGTAGAGGCAGCAAGGACCATCGGCACCACCCCCCTGGTTATCAAAGCCCAACTTCATGCGGGCGGCCGCGGAAAAGCAGGCGGTATCAGAGTTGTCGACAGGCCGGAAGACGTCCAAAATATAGCGTCTCTCCTCCTCAGCAAGAAGCTCGTGACATCTCAGACTGGACCCGAGGGCAAGATGGTCAACGCGCTGCTTGTTGAAGAGACGGTCAAAGGAGACAGAGAACTTTATATAGGACTCACGATAGACCGGGATCGCGCGTGCATTGCCATCCTTGCCAGCGCCGAGGGCGGAGTGGACATAGAGCAGATGGCTCAGGAAACGCCTGAGAAGCTCCTCCGCGATTGGGTAGATCCTGGTGTGGGTTTGTGTCCCTTTCAGGTCTCGCGGCTCTCGTACGCGCTCGGGCTTAACAAGGATGGTGTGAAGCAGTTGAGCCCCATTATCACTGGCGTGTACCGTCTTCTCATCGAAAAGGACTGTTCCCACGTCGAGATTAACCCGTTGTTGTTGACGGCAGAAGGGAAGCTGGTTGCACTCGACGCTAAAATCAATTTTGATGACAATGCGCTGTACAGGCACCCTGATGTCTCCTCATTGCGAGATTCCTCTCAAGAAGAACCGCTGGAGGTTGAAGCTTCACGATACAAGCTCAACTACATAAAGCTGAACGGTAACGTGGGCTGCATGGTGAATGGCGCGGGTTTGGCCATGGCAACCATGGACCTCATCAAACTGATAGGCGCGGCGCCCGCTAATTTCCTCGACGTAGGTGGAGGAGCGTCTGCTGAAATGGTGAGGGAGGCCTTGCGCATACTGATTTCCGATCACGATGTGAAAGTTGTCTTTATCAACATCTTCGGCGGTATTTTGCGATGCGATACGCTAGCGAAGGGTGTGACAGAGGCGGCACGGGAGTTCGATATCAAGACGCCGGTTGTTGTCAGACTGGAGGGAACGAATGTGGAGATGGGGCGCACTATACTCGCTGCGTCGGGTCTCCACTTCAGGTCAGCGGGCTCCATGAAAGAAGCAGCGGAGATGCTCTCAACACTGCTTGAGGGCAGAGGATGA